In Arcobacter ellisii, a genomic segment contains:
- a CDS encoding class I SAM-dependent methyltransferase — protein MDLEKLKEIILKNLEDKTKEIKRVFHGRGNFYDDFNYLTVDSLDEILFATFFEENEKEEEIIKLLDEVATIKDFETFIVQRRYKNENLNEAIKGEIPPFYIVLENGLKYKINFYNKNIGIFLDMKKGREYISSICKDKNVLNLFSYTCAFSVVAINSEAKQVVNVDMAKGALTTGRENHHLNNLDTKKVKFMPYDILKSWSRIKKEAPYDIIIIDPPSFQKGSFAATKDYEKIIKRIDELASDNCIILSCLNAPELDSNFIKEKFKEFAPTFRFEKRLENLSEFITDNEEKSLKNLVFCN, from the coding sequence ATAGATTTAGAAAAACTAAAAGAGATTATTTTAAAAAATCTAGAAGATAAAACAAAAGAGATAAAAAGAGTTTTCCACGGACGAGGGAACTTTTATGATGATTTTAATTATCTAACAGTTGATAGTTTAGATGAGATTTTATTTGCAACATTTTTTGAAGAAAATGAAAAAGAAGAAGAGATTATCAAACTTCTTGATGAAGTAGCAACAATAAAAGATTTTGAAACTTTTATAGTTCAAAGAAGATACAAAAATGAAAATCTAAATGAAGCAATAAAAGGAGAAATTCCACCATTTTATATAGTTTTAGAAAATGGTTTAAAATATAAAATTAACTTTTATAATAAAAATATTGGAATTTTTTTAGATATGAAAAAAGGACGTGAATATATAAGTTCTATTTGTAAAGATAAAAATGTTTTAAATCTTTTTTCTTATACTTGTGCTTTTTCTGTGGTTGCAATAAACAGTGAAGCAAAACAAGTTGTGAATGTAGATATGGCAAAAGGTGCTTTAACAACGGGAAGAGAAAATCATCATCTAAATAATCTTGATACAAAAAAAGTAAAATTTATGCCTTATGATATTCTAAAATCATGGAGTAGAATCAAAAAAGAAGCTCCTTATGATATTATTATTATTGACCCACCATCTTTTCAAAAAGGAAGTTTTGCAGCAACTAAAGATTATGAAAAAATCATAAAAAGAATAGATGAATTAGCAAGTGATAATTGTATTATTTTATCTTGTTTAAATGCTCCAGAACTTGATAGTAATTTTATAAAAGAAAAATTTAAAGAGTTTGCTCCTACATTTAGATTTGAAAAAAGATTAGAAAATCTAAGTGAATTTATAACTGACAATGAAGAAAAAAGCTTAAAAAATTTAGTATTTTGTAACTAA